CTGCGCAAGATGCTTGAGGACACTTACGCCGACGCGGCGCTCAACGAGTATTCCTGATTATTCGCCTTCCCTGATGACCGCCGGGGCGGCCGAACCCGTTCGGCCGCTCCGGAAGCGGTCCCCCACGCTCCCCCCTGGACGACTGCCGGGGCCTTGTGAGACAGTGCGGCCATGCTGGAGGTCGCGGTCTTTCTCTGCGGAGCCGTGGTCATGGTCATCGAACTGGCCGGTTCGCGCATCCTGGCCCCCGCCCTGGGGACCTCCCTGGTGGTCTGGACCAGCCTCATCGGCGTCATCCTCGCCGCCCTGAGCCTGGGAGCCTGGTGGGGCGGGCGGCTGGCCGACCGGCGGCCCGAGCCACGACGCCTCTCCCGGATCATCCTCCTGGCGGCCTTCTGCACCGCCGCCGTGGCCCTGACCAAGGGCTTCGTGCTCGACTTCCTCCAGGCCGGGAACGGTCTGCATCTGGCGGCCGTGGCCGCCGTGCTGGCCCTCTTCGCGCCCCCGGCCCTGCTGCTGGGCATGGTCGCCCCCTTCGCGGTGCGCCTGCGGCTGCTCGACCCGAGCCGGAGCGGCCGCACTGCGGGCGACCTCTACGCCCTGTCCACCCTGGGCAGCATCGCCGGAACCTTCCTGGCCGGATTCGTGCTCATCGCCTGGGTCGGCAGCACGAACATCATCCTGCTCATGGCCGCCGTGCTGGCCCTGGCCGCCACCTGCGTCCATCCGCCGTCCTGGAAACCCGGACTGGCCTCCCTGGGCCTCTTCCTGGCCCTGCTCCTGCTGGCTCGCGCGGCCGACGCCCGGCTGGCCCGGGGCGGCTTCCTGGACACGGACACGCCCTACGGCCGGGTCATCGTCTGCCTAGCCAAGGAAGAGGGCACGGACCGGCTCATGCGGGCCATGATCACCGGCCCCGGCGCGCGCCAGTCGGCCATGTACCTGGACGATCCCCAGGCCCTGGCCCTGCCCTACACCCGCTTCTACCGTCTGACCGGGCACTTCGTCCCGGACATGCGCGAGATGCTCGTGCTCGGCGGCGGGGGGTACTCCTTCCCAAAGTTCGCCCTGGCGGCCCACCCTGAGCTGCGTCTGGACGTGGTGGAGCTGGACCCCGGGGTCACGGCCCTGGCCCGGGAGCACTTCGGCCTGCGCGACGACCCGCGCCTGCGCGTGCTGGAGGAGGACGCCCGGACCTTCCTCAACCGCAACGGCAAGCGCTACGACGCCATCCTCTGCGACGTCTTCAACACCGACCACGCCGTGCCCTTCCACCTGACCACCGTGGAGACGGTCCGCCGCCTGCGCGCCTCGCTCACGGACAACGGCGTGGTGCTGGTGAATCTGCTCTCCTCCATGTCCGGCGACCGGGGCCGTCTCTACCGGGCGCTCTTCGCCACCTACGCGGCGGTCTTCCCCCGCGTGCGGGCCTACGCCGTGGAAAACCCGGCCGCCCCCGGACTGTGGCAGAACGTGATCCTGGCGGCCTTCTCCAACCCGGAGGCCGCCGACCGGCCCTCGGCGGACCCGGAGCTGGCGGCCATGCTGGCGGCCCGCGTCCCGGACCCGGAAACGGATCTGCCCGTGCTCACCGACTCCTACGCGCCCGTGGATCGCTACGCCGGACGGCCGCCGCGCCTGTCGGGATTTGACAGCCCGGCTCCGGGGAATTAGGGAACATCGGCGCGGCCACCGGCCGCCAGTCCCCACAAAAGGAGCGCGCATGGCCTCGACCGTCGACGAATTGACCGTGAATTATGAGGAAAACGGCGTCCTGCTCGTCAAGGAGCTGGACAAGGCCATCCTGTCCAAGGGCACCTGGGCGACCCTGCTCTTCCGCTACCAGGAGATGACCCGGGGCACCGGCGAATACGGCCCGGAGAAGTACGGCATCCGGCGCTACCAGAAGCGCAACGGCGAATACCGCCAGCAGTCCAAGTTCACCATCTCCAGCCCCGACCAGGCCCGCAAGATCATCGAGATCCTCCAGGGCTGGATCGGGGACTAGCCCTTCCCGGGGTCGAGCACCGTCTCCACCCCGGTCTCGGCCCGGACCCGCGCCAGGAAGGCCCGCACCTCGCCGTCCTGGTCCGGGCTGAAATTCAGCTGCAGAATCCCCTTCCGCCTGTCGGCCACGCTGAACAGCGCCAGATTGTCGTGGGCCTCCAGCAGGAACCGAAACAAGGCGATCCGGCTGGGCTCCAGGCGCACGTAGAGCCGCGACGACCACTTCGGCGGCGGTCCGGCGATTTTCCGGCGACCGCGCCTCATGCTTGGCTCCCGCGCCAGTCCGCCCCGTTCCGGGCCCGCTCCCGATCTTCGAACGCCAGCTCCCGCAGCCGGTCCAGGTGCTCCATATGCTTGGCGCAGAGCTTCAGGTCATTGCCGATGATGTTCCCCGCCCGTTTGCGTTCCACGGCCCCCGTCCCGGAAAATCCCGTCGCCTGATGATGCACGCAGGCCACCGTGCCGGTGTAGACCACCCGCCAGCCCGCCAGGCAGGCGGCCAGATCGTGGTCCAGGTCGTCGCCCTGGGAGGGGTTGAAGCGGATGTCGAAGCCCGGCAGTTCCCGCAGGGCCCGGCCCCGAAGCAGATGGCAGCAGCCCATGACCGACATGGTTTCGCGGGTGTAGTCGTAGAGCCCCAGGTCCAGGGCCCCCTCCGGGGCGTGGATGGAAAGCTTGAACAGGTCCGGCCGGGCCAGGGCCACGTTGCGGTACAGGTACTGCAATCGGGCGGGGTTCCCGGGGTCCAGAACCTTGCAGCCCACCACGCCGATGCCGGGGTCGGCCTCGGCCACGCTCAGAAAACGGCCCAGCCAGTCCGCCGGAATCTCCACGTCGTCGTCCAGGTAGGCCACGGAGTCGGCCTCGCGGCACTCGGGCAGGGCCGCCAGCCAGTTGCGCGCCGCCGGAGCGCCTACGTTCACCGGCAGGTCGACGACCTGGAAGTCGTTGTCCGGGAAAAGCGCCCGCGCCGTGTCGGCTACCCGGCGGCTATGGTCCGAGCAGCCGTTGAGCAGCAGGCGGACCTTGGCCGCGCCCAGGTCCGAGGCGGCCAGGGAAGCCAGGGTGCGCTCCAGCAGTGCGGCCTTGTTGAAGGTGTACAGGCAGACCACCACGGAGCGGTCCCGGATCAGCGCCGGGTCCAGGGGCGTTGGCCGGTCCAACTCGGCAAGGCGCAGGGCGATGGGCGTCTGGGACGGGTCCAGGGCAAGGGAGGCTCGCAGCATGGAGGCGGCCGCCTCGTATTCACCCGCGGACAGGCGCAAGGACGCGGCCAGGTTGCAGAGCGTCTCGTCGCGGACTGCCTGGGGCAGCCCGGCCCAGAGCGCGTCGGCCCCAGCCCGCAGGCCCAGGGTCGCGTGGTGGGCGAAGAGCCGGGCCCGCCACGCGGCCTCTAGCAGCCCGGGGCAGCGGAAGGAGGCCAGCCAGTCGCCCGGGGCGCGGCCGCGTCGCAGGTCCAGGTCCAGGAGCAGGTCCGCAACCTGGACATAGGAGGGATAGACCCGCAACAGGGTGCGCAGCACGGGCTCGGTCTCCAGGCGCTCGTCCGGTCCGTCCAGAGCCAGGATGTCCTTCAATCCGTCCGGCTCGGCGTTGAGCGAGGCCAAGAGGTCGGCGCGCACGGCGGCCTCGTTGTCCCCGGCGATGCGCGCCAGGGCGCGGGCGGTCTGCTCGTCGAAGGGTTCCAGCCTGAGCCGCTTGGCCAAAATCGCGGCCAGGGCGGCGACGATCCCGGGCATGGACCCGAGGTCGGGCTCGGCCGCCAGACGCGCGGCGTAACAGGAGCAGATGGTGGGGTCCAGGAGGAGCTGGGAACGGTGGTTGTCCAGGTGCTCCAGAACCTCGTCGCCGGAGAGCCGTTCCAGCTCTCCGCTCATGCCCCGGGCCAGGACCGTGAAATAGGCGGCGTGCATCTCCCCTCCCTTGGGGCGGCCCGGCGGTGGGCGGAAAAGGTGCGGGTGTATGCCGCGCGATGCGTCAAAGGACGCGGCAACCGTCTTCCGTGACCAGGACCATGTGCTCCCAGCGCACCCCGCCCCAGTCCGGCCAGTACAGGCCCGGCTCCACCGTGACCACCATGCCCGGCCGGAATACGTCCCGGCTCTGGCTCGACAGGCTGGGGGCCTCGTGGGTCTCCAGGCCCACCCCGTGGCCCAGGCCGTGGGTGAAGCGGTCGGCCACGCCGTGCTCCTCGAAGAAGCGCCGGACCAGATGGTAGGACTCGGCGATGGGCGCGCCCGGCCGGATGTATTCGATGGCCCGGCGCTGGGCCTCGCGCACGAGAGCCAGGACGTGGCGGAAGCGGTCCGAGGGTTCGCTCCCGAGCCAGAAGGTCCGGGTCTGGTCCGAGCAGTAGGCGTCCAAGCGGCCGCCCGCGTCCACGAGCACGAGCCCCTGCGCCGGCAGGCGGTCCTGGCCGGGCTCGGCATGGGGCAGGGCCGCGTTCACCCCCGCGCCCACGATGGTCGGGAAGGCCAGGCCCGAGGCCCCGCCCTCGCGGAAGAGCCGCTCCACCTCCCAGGACGCCTGGGCCTCGGTCATGCCCGGGACGAGCCGCTCGGGCAGGGCCAGCATGACCCGTTCGTTCAGGACGCAGGAGGCCTCCATGCGCCGGATCTCGTCCGCGTCCTTGATGACCCGCAGATCCTCCACCAAGCCCTCGGTGGGCGTCAGGGCGACGAACTCGCGCAGGCGCTCATAGTCGCGCACGCAAAGCGACCGGGGCTCGAAGCCCAAGGCGGGCGGATTCAGGGACTTGAGGAAGGCTCCGACCACTTCCATCTTGCGCGAGGAATAGATGACGATCTCATCGGGCCAGACCCGGCGGGCGGCCTCCTCGAAGCGGGGGTCGGTGAGCAGGGTGTCGCCGCCGTGGGCCGTGATCACCAGCCAGCCGGCCGACTCGTTGCACTGCGAGTCGGCCAGCTCGAAGCCGGAAAGGTACCAGCGGTTGGCGGCGTGGGACACGAGCAGGGCGGGCAGGCCCCGCGCCCGCAGACTTTCCTTGAGCGCCTGACGGCGCTGCTCGAAAACGATCACGTCCACGTCCATGCGTTACAGGGAATAGGTGCGCTCCGGCAGGCCCTGGACCATGCGTTCGGCCCATTCCACGCCCTGCATGACGGAATGGTCCATGTTGCCCACCTCGTACTTCCAGCCGCCGAAGCGGCCCCGGGAAAAGATTCCCTGGGCCTCCAGGCGCGGCTGTATGGTCTGTAGCGCCTGGTCGCGGGCAAGGCAAGGCACGGGATAGCCATAGTCCACCACCGTCTCCCAGCGGGTCAGAACTCGTTCGCCGTCTCCGGGGGCCATCAGGCCGCAGGCCGCGAGCCCGGCCTCCGTGCGGGCCATGAGCCCGGCCAATCTTTCCGGTTTGTGCGCCGAGAAGCTCGTCTCGCACATGAGCGCCCGCTGGTCCGGCGCGGCCGGGTTATTGGGCGAATAGTTGTGAAAGTTGGTGGTCCGATAGAAGGGCGTCTCCTCGCCGGGAAAATACATCCAGCAACGGCTGTCGGTCCTGCCCGAGGGCGGCAGGCCCACCCCGGCCACGTAGACCCCGTTGTGGACCAGGGCGGAGGCGGCCTCCACCAGCTCCGGCTCGGGATCGGCCAGCCAGCGCCCGGCCAGGAGATCCAGGGGCGCGGTGCTCAGGAGCGTCTCGTAGCGCACCTCCTGGCCGTCGGCCGTGCGCGCGGTCCGGTTCCGGGCGTCCAGCCGGACCACGTCCGCGCCGTAGCGCACCTTGTCCTCCACCCGGGCGGCCAGGCGGCGAAAAATTTCGCCCGTGCCGCCGCGCAGCGGGAACCTGAAGGTGTTGTTCGGGCCCCAGGCCACGTCGTCCAACTCCAGGAGGATGTTCTTGAGCACTCCCTCCAGGTCCACCACGCTCACCCGCTCGCCGATCCATTTGAAATCCATGCGTTCCGGCGGCGTGGCCCAGACCTTGAAGTTATAGGGCAGCATGAAGATGTCCGCGATGCCCCGGCCGAAAACGCACTCGATCCACTGTCGGAAGTTCTCCGGCCGCCCCTCGGGACGTTTGCCCGGCAGCAGCCCGCGCACGCAGTCCCAGCGTTCAGCCCGGGGCAGGTGGCGGACGTTGTTCTGAAAGGGATAGGGCACCCAGCCGCCGCAGGCGCGGACCCAGGACTCGCGCTGATGCTCCAGGTATTCCCCGGCCAGCAGGTCGTCCACCAGTTTGTCGAAATAAGGATAATGGGAGAAGAGGACGTGGCCGCCGATGTCCCAGGTGAACCCGGCCGCGTCGCGGAAGCTGGCCGACAGGCCGCCGGGGTGGGCATTTTTTTCCAGGACCAGGAAGGATTCCTGACCCAGCTCCCGCAGCCGATGGGCCGCGCCGAGCCCCGTGGGACCGGCTCCGATGATGAGGTGCTTGACTTCCACTCGTTTCTCCTCCGGGACGGTTCTACGTCGCGAAAGCCGACGCATCAAGTTCCGTGCCAGTCGCGCCGTCTCCCCTCGCGGGGCGGGAAAACGGCACGGGACGCTTCTCGTGTCACCCAGCTTTCTCTTTTCCGTCACATTAATGTAACGTGGGATTGCTAGAAAACCTTCATCCGAATTCGGCACGAACGTTTTCAAACCTCATCCCATTCGCGGAGGACGTTTCCATGAAGATCAAGATTGTGGCGCTCGCCGCCGCGCTGACCCTGTGTCTGTCCGGCCTGGCCTTCGCCGGCAGCGTCGAAGTCAAGGGCTCCACCACCGTGCTTCCGCTCATGCAGAAGTCGGCCGAAGCGTTCATGGCCCAAAACAAGGGCGTGAACGTCTCCATCTCCGGCGGCGGTTCCAGCGAAGGAGCCAAGGCCCTCATCGACGGCACCTGCGACATCGCCATGATGTCCCGCGACATGAAGGACAAGGAGATCGAGGCCGCCACCGCCAACGGCCGCGCGCCCAAGCTGTTCGTCGTGGCCTACGACTGCATCGTGCCCATCGTGCATCCGGGCAACGCGGTCAAGGATCTGAGCGTGGCCCAGCTCCAGGACATCTACGCAGGCAAGATCACCAACTGGAAGGACGTCGGCGGCGCCGACGCCCAGATCGTGGTCATCTCCCGCGACACCTCCTCCGGCACCTACGACTGCTGGGAGAACAAGGTCATGCATGACGGCGGCAAGAAGGAACGCGTCTTCCCCGGCGCCCTGCTCCAGGCCTCCAACGGAGCCGTGGTCCAGGCCGTGTCCAAGAACAAGCTGGCCATCGGCTACATCGGCCTGGGCTACCTGAACAAGGAAATCAAGCAGGTCAGCGTGGGCGGCGTCATGGGCGACGCCACCACGGCCCTGAACAAGACCTATCCCGTCTCCCGCGGGCTGAATCTCTACACCCCCGGCGAGCCCAAGGGCGACGCCAAGGGTCTGGTGGACTTCATGCTCTCCCCCGCCGGTCAGAAGCTGGCCGACGAGATCGGTTTCGTGCCGTTGAAGAAGTAGTCGGACGTCGACCCGACGTCCCGCCGGAACGGCCCGCGCCGTTCCGGCGGGTTCCGTCGTTCCGATGCCCATTCAGGATTTCCGGCTCCAACGCATCCGAGGTGTCCCGGTGAACCGTTTCCATCTGTCCGTCGGCATGCTCCTGGCCCTGGCCCTGGGCCTGTTCCTCCTCGGTCAAGCCGCCTCGCGACACAGCGAGGTCGAGAAGCTGGCCCTGCTCAAGGCCGACGTCCTGACCAAGTCCGGTGAGGAATACCCGAGCGTGGCCCGGGCCCTGCGCGAGATCCAGCGCAACGTGGAATTCGAGCTGACCGAACGGGCCAAGGTCGAGGCGGATGCCGCCACAGCCGAGGCCCGGCTCCAGGTTTCGCTGGAGGATCTGGAACGCCTGTCCAAGTATCTGCGCCAGGATCGGGCCTTCACGGCGGCCCCCCCCAAGGGCCAAACCGCCCTGGACGTGCTCGCCGGACTCGTCCGCCACCGGGCCTCGGCCCGCGCCCACGGCTACGACATCGCCGCCGCCGTCCTGGCCCTGGCGGCCGGGATCATGCTGTTGCTCAAGGCCCTCAAGCTCCAGCGCACCACCCGGGAGCGGCTCATCCAGTCCGCCTTCCTGGGCACCGCCACCACCTGCATCCTGGTGCTCTTCCTGATCATGCTCTTCCTCTTCGCCGAGGGTCTGCCGGTGTTCAAGGCGGTCTCGCTGCCGGACTTCCTCTTCGGGCATCTCTGGTACCCCACCGAAGACCCTCCGCTTCTGGGGATCCTGCCGCTCATCGCGGGCTCCATCGCGGTCACGGTCCTCTCCTCGTGCATCGCCATTCCCCTGGGGGTGATGACCGCCGTGTACCTGGCCGAAATCGCCAGCCCCCGCGTGCGCGAGATCTTCAAGCCGATGATCGAGCTGCTGGCCTCGCTGCCCTCGGTGGTCATCGGCTTCTTCGGCATGGTCGTGGTCGCGCCCTTTCTGCAGGACGCCTTCCACGTGGCCACGGGGCTGAACCTGTTCAACGCCTCGCTCATGCTGGCCTTCATGTCCGTGCCGACCATCACCAGCGTGTCCGAGGACGCCATCTTCGCCGTGCCCAAGGAGCTCAAGGAGGCGTCCCTGGCCCTGGGAGCCACCC
This is a stretch of genomic DNA from Desulfovibrio aminophilus DSM 12254. It encodes these proteins:
- a CDS encoding fused MFS/spermidine synthase, translating into MLEVAVFLCGAVVMVIELAGSRILAPALGTSLVVWTSLIGVILAALSLGAWWGGRLADRRPEPRRLSRIILLAAFCTAAVALTKGFVLDFLQAGNGLHLAAVAAVLALFAPPALLLGMVAPFAVRLRLLDPSRSGRTAGDLYALSTLGSIAGTFLAGFVLIAWVGSTNIILLMAAVLALAATCVHPPSWKPGLASLGLFLALLLLARAADARLARGGFLDTDTPYGRVIVCLAKEEGTDRLMRAMITGPGARQSAMYLDDPQALALPYTRFYRLTGHFVPDMREMLVLGGGGYSFPKFALAAHPELRLDVVELDPGVTALAREHFGLRDDPRLRVLEEDARTFLNRNGKRYDAILCDVFNTDHAVPFHLTTVETVRRLRASLTDNGVVLVNLLSSMSGDRGRLYRALFATYAAVFPRVRAYAVENPAAPGLWQNVILAAFSNPEAADRPSADPELAAMLAARVPDPETDLPVLTDSYAPVDRYAGRPPRLSGFDSPAPGN
- a CDS encoding DUF4911 domain-containing protein, giving the protein MRRGRRKIAGPPPKWSSRLYVRLEPSRIALFRFLLEAHDNLALFSVADRRKGILQLNFSPDQDGEVRAFLARVRAETGVETVLDPGKG
- a CDS encoding glycosyltransferase family 2 protein → MHAAYFTVLARGMSGELERLSGDEVLEHLDNHRSQLLLDPTICSCYAARLAAEPDLGSMPGIVAALAAILAKRLRLEPFDEQTARALARIAGDNEAAVRADLLASLNAEPDGLKDILALDGPDERLETEPVLRTLLRVYPSYVQVADLLLDLDLRRGRAPGDWLASFRCPGLLEAAWRARLFAHHATLGLRAGADALWAGLPQAVRDETLCNLAASLRLSAGEYEAAASMLRASLALDPSQTPIALRLAELDRPTPLDPALIRDRSVVVCLYTFNKAALLERTLASLAASDLGAAKVRLLLNGCSDHSRRVADTARALFPDNDFQVVDLPVNVGAPAARNWLAALPECREADSVAYLDDDVEIPADWLGRFLSVAEADPGIGVVGCKVLDPGNPARLQYLYRNVALARPDLFKLSIHAPEGALDLGLYDYTRETMSVMGCCHLLRGRALRELPGFDIRFNPSQGDDLDHDLAACLAGWRVVYTGTVACVHHQATGFSGTGAVERKRAGNIIGNDLKLCAKHMEHLDRLRELAFEDRERARNGADWRGSQA
- a CDS encoding Xaa-Pro peptidase family protein encodes the protein MIVFEQRRQALKESLRARGLPALLVSHAANRWYLSGFELADSQCNESAGWLVITAHGGDTLLTDPRFEEAARRVWPDEIVIYSSRKMEVVGAFLKSLNPPALGFEPRSLCVRDYERLREFVALTPTEGLVEDLRVIKDADEIRRMEASCVLNERVMLALPERLVPGMTEAQASWEVERLFREGGASGLAFPTIVGAGVNAALPHAEPGQDRLPAQGLVLVDAGGRLDAYCSDQTRTFWLGSEPSDRFRHVLALVREAQRRAIEYIRPGAPIAESYHLVRRFFEEHGVADRFTHGLGHGVGLETHEAPSLSSQSRDVFRPGMVVTVEPGLYWPDWGGVRWEHMVLVTEDGCRVL
- a CDS encoding protoporphyrinogen/coproporphyrinogen oxidase; translated protein: MEVKHLIIGAGPTGLGAAHRLRELGQESFLVLEKNAHPGGLSASFRDAAGFTWDIGGHVLFSHYPYFDKLVDDLLAGEYLEHQRESWVRACGGWVPYPFQNNVRHLPRAERWDCVRGLLPGKRPEGRPENFRQWIECVFGRGIADIFMLPYNFKVWATPPERMDFKWIGERVSVVDLEGVLKNILLELDDVAWGPNNTFRFPLRGGTGEIFRRLAARVEDKVRYGADVVRLDARNRTARTADGQEVRYETLLSTAPLDLLAGRWLADPEPELVEAASALVHNGVYVAGVGLPPSGRTDSRCWMYFPGEETPFYRTTNFHNYSPNNPAAPDQRALMCETSFSAHKPERLAGLMARTEAGLAACGLMAPGDGERVLTRWETVVDYGYPVPCLARDQALQTIQPRLEAQGIFSRGRFGGWKYEVGNMDHSVMQGVEWAERMVQGLPERTYSL
- a CDS encoding PstS family phosphate ABC transporter substrate-binding protein yields the protein MKIKIVALAAALTLCLSGLAFAGSVEVKGSTTVLPLMQKSAEAFMAQNKGVNVSISGGGSSEGAKALIDGTCDIAMMSRDMKDKEIEAATANGRAPKLFVVAYDCIVPIVHPGNAVKDLSVAQLQDIYAGKITNWKDVGGADAQIVVISRDTSSGTYDCWENKVMHDGGKKERVFPGALLQASNGAVVQAVSKNKLAIGYIGLGYLNKEIKQVSVGGVMGDATTALNKTYPVSRGLNLYTPGEPKGDAKGLVDFMLSPAGQKLADEIGFVPLKK
- the pstC gene encoding phosphate ABC transporter permease subunit PstC; amino-acid sequence: MLLLKALKLQRTTRERLIQSAFLGTATTCILVLFLIMLFLFAEGLPVFKAVSLPDFLFGHLWYPTEDPPLLGILPLIAGSIAVTVLSSCIAIPLGVMTAVYLAEIASPRVREIFKPMIELLASLPSVVIGFFGMVVVAPFLQDAFHVATGLNLFNASLMLAFMSVPTITSVSEDAIFAVPKELKEASLALGATHLETLGRVIVPASLSGISTAVILGMSRSIGETMVVLMVAGGAGLIPSSIFDPVRPMPASIAAEMGEAPFQSEHYYALFAIGMVLFVFTLLFNIVADHIAHKYKQVGAATL